Below is a window of Pelagicoccus albus DNA.
GGCAGGTGTGCTTGCCGATTCTTGCGACAGTGCCTTCCGTACCCAGTTTTCAAATTCCTCTCTCATGACTCCTCGCTCACTTTGTCAGTCTGCCAAGCCAACACGACGGAATCCCCAATCAACCCGCGTTGAGGCCGCTTCCTAGGCTGGACTTAGCACTCGCCCTAATTCGGCACCGGAGGTGAAAACGTAAACTTCTTTACAGAATTCAGCGAAAATACGGACGTGCTTAGAGAGGGGATAAACGGGCTCGAGGGTAGTCTCAATCGATGGCGAATTGGCCTAGCGGCAACACTTTGGCTGGCATGAAGACCGCTCGAACATGCAGCATTTCATCGACTGGGCGGAGCATCAGTTTCATTCCGACGAGTGAGGCGAAAGGTCGCCAGTCCATCGGTGTTTTGGATACTCACTTGGCCCTTCGAAGGGGTTGCTTTCGGAGTATCCGTTCTCCACATCGAGAGACTCAGGGCTTTAGTGCTCGGGTGTTAATGGGATACCCTTGTTTGCCGCTTAGTCACTGAAGAGCAGAGGTTTGAGGATTAACGATTTTAATCGATCCGATTAGTAAGTCGTTGCATTCTTCCGGGGAGCTGAGAGCTTGGATAGAGTCATCACTGTTACGGGTGACCCGCGTATCCAAACCCTTATCCCTGCTGATACCCAACTGAAAGGAATCCAATGAAGAACCTATGTATGTCGATAGGCCGGACTGCTGGCTTTGTCGCCGTCACTCTATATCTGTGTAGTCTTTTGCCAGCTCAGATGAGCAATACGAAAGCGGATGACGCCGAGCTGGAGAAACGAATTAAGACCATTGTTTCGAAAACTTCCAAGTCGTCTGCCAAAGCCCAGCTCAAGGAGTTGGCGAATGGAGCTGCGGTTTTGATTCTTTCCAACGGAGTTCAAGTTCCGGCGGTCGACGAAGACGGCAACCGTGCTCGTCTCCTTGGGAATGGTTGGGTCTCGTATAAAACTGGCAAGCTTCTCAAGCCCTCTGATGACGGAACGGTAGCGGTTTTTGAGAAAGCGAAGCTCATTTCCGTATTCGAGGAATTGAGTGAAATTGGCGCGATCGAGCTGTTCCAGAGCGAGCCTGGTTTCGGTTTGGTTAGCCAAGCCAAAGACCTTTTGGACAAAAAGGACACTGCCGGCCCACAGTCGATTGGAACACCTGGAGTCGGTAAGGGGGATGTGGCTGGCGTCGGTGCGATTCCGCCTGCTCAATCAGCCGGTGGTAACGCTAGCAGCGGTATGGGCGCAGCCTCTCCGGGGGTATCGAACTCCGCATCTAGCGGGATCGCAGAAAACCCGTTCAAAAAACCAAAGGACGTCTCCGATATTAAGCCGGACGGAACTGGGGGCGCTGCAGTAGATCCAGGAGGAGTGGTCCCCTCTAAATCGAGTGGAGGCGTTCCGACTTACACCTTGTCGAATGGGCAGCAGGTTCTACGCGAGGGTGAAGGGGGCGCAGGCAAACCTGACGGCGAAGGCGGTGTGGTCTATGAAGACGGCACGCGAGTTAGTGTAGGGCCAGATGGCGACACGGTAGTGACGCGAGCCGATGGGACGCAAAGCAGTCGAGCGGCACCTGAGCAGTCAGGATTTGGAAGTATCGGAGAAGGCACCGATATGGGCGGAATCGAGCTGTCGAAGTCGAGCGATGGTCAGTCCACATACACGCTCTCGAATGGACAACAAGTCGTTCGAAGCGGTCAGGGCGGGGAGGGAAGGCCGGATGGTACTGGAGGCGTTATCTACGAAGATGGCACTACAGTACATGTCGCTCCAGATGGAAGCACGGTGACCACTCGCCCCGATGGCTCGACCACGACCATGAATCCACCTCCAAGCTTTGGTGTTGGATTCAATGGTGGGAGCGCTCCAAAGTTAGGCACGCACGAGAATGCCGATGGTTCAGTAGACGATGTTTACCAGCTTTCAAACGGTCATGAAGTACTTGCCAGAGGTCCCGACGGAACCTTAGGTACCGTGGATGACAAGGGAGGTATCTCGTATCCAGATGGAACTTACGTTTACGTAAATGAAAAAGGGGACACTGTCGGCATTCGGGATGGGGATGAGGTCCTCTTTCGTCCTAGTCAAAGTGGGAGCACCGTTAGCGTTGAAGGTACATCGAAGAAGAACCCGAATGAAGACAGTCAAGGTAGCGGTTCTTCCAGCGGAAGTAGCAGCTCCTCCAGTTCCGACTCCAAGGATGACAAGTCTAAGGATGAGGACAGTGGAAGCTCTTCAAAAGATGACGACGACTCTGGATCTTCTAGCGACGACAGTACTGATGACAGTGGCGACGATGCCGGTGATGACTCGGGAGATAGCGGTGAAGGCGAAACGGATGGAGAGGGTGCCAATGAGCAATCGCTTGGCCCAGGCGGGTACAATCAAGCAGGCGCTAAGAACACTGTGGACGCCTTCGTGGCCCGCAAGACAGGCGAAGGGCGCGAACCTGAGAGCACTCGACCCGGAGGCAAAGGTTCCGGCAGCGGTGGAGCTCCCGGAGTTGTAGGCCAGCCCGGCGCTGGCGGAGAGGGAGAAGGCTCTGTCCCCGATGTCGGCCCGAACAAAGGGGGCGAAAATACCGGACCGGTCTTTATAGATCCTACCGCGCGAGGCCAACGTAACCTAGGTCCCGAAGCCGTGATTGACCCGACCGGTATCAGCGATGAGATACGTGAAGAGCGTAATGAAGCCTTGGATACTCTCGAAGATATCGAAAACGTGACGAATCCCGGCGGTTGATAGCGCGACCTTAGACAGCTCTCGCCTCAGTCCACCTGCGACATCAGGCCCTTTCTTGACTTTGCGGGAATAGGCCTAGGTGGATGAGGCGAGCTAATGGATTGACCAATATCAAATTCAAGGGCCAAGCGACTACGAAATTCAGAAGTACGATTCGGAAATAGACGCTTGTGATCGCAGGTGTAAACCCGACAGCCAACACTGAACCATACAGTGACATGCAAATGACCATCCCGACAACCATCGAAGTACTTATGATAATGACTTTCGCGGGAAGCCGCTGTATTTGATACTTGGAGATCATTCGGAAGGCCAGTGGCTTGGCGACTTTTGAAACCAAAAGTAGATCGATAGTTAAAGCGATAGCAAAGCCCAGCCAGAACTCCTTGAAGAGAATGGATGGAAATTCCTCCGAGTAGCCCTCTGCCAAAAGGATATTGTAGGCGGTCATGCCCAGAACCATGAAAAAGCAGATGACCACCGTGAAAACGGTTCTTTGAAAAGGAGTGCTACCCATATCGAATTACGTGTCTGATTAAACTTCGTTTGCGGTGATAGTCTCGGCCGGTTAATTGTCAATTAAGTTGACGATATGTTTTTGTGTTTGTTTTTTGCGAGAACTGTATGGAACCAAGCAAGGAATCCTTAGCCCTCATCGACCTGATCAGCGAAACGCATGCGAAGATGCGACGAATTGCGGAGGATCGCTGGGTTCAGGAAGGGAACGAAGAGGTAAGCCACAGCGAGATGCACTTGCTCGCCAAAAGCCGTTATCAAAACTTAAGCATCGCCGAAGCTTCGCGTATTCTCGGCATTTCGCGACAAGCGGCTCATAAGACGTCCCTAAAACTGCGCGAGCGAGGCTACCTAGATTTGAAGAATCCCGCTGGCAACCGGCGAGACAAGCACATCGTTCTGACGGCAAAGGGGCGCGGTTTCTGCAAGCGTTACGACCGCATCAAGCGTGCTGTGGAAGATTGCATACGCCAGAGGATCGGAGACGAGAATGTGCAAACGCTTCGCAGCCTACTGGAGGATCTTCATGGCGCCCAGGTCTGATAACCTCGGATAACGAAGGCTTGAGCCTCCATTTCAGAGCTCCTTCGGTGTCTTTTGCTCAGGAACTGGGCAGGTGGTCCTTTAGGATTTCGTAAAGCTTGGGGCGGTCCTTTTGGATTTCCTCTTTCGTGAGGCCTTCCATGGAGTGCGGATACTTCAGCCAAGCACTTGTCTCGTGTATGTAATAATCGGGTACAAGGTCCGTTTGGTTGCGGGCCGGCTTGTAGTAGGGAACCGCGACACGGATATCGTGCGGCATATTCAAGCGGGTCTTGGTTTTGAGCTCGCTTATAATTGCCTCGACCGACCTGCCGCTGTCGAAGACGTCGTCCACGATGAGCAGACTATCCTCATGCTGCACTTTTTTAGCCAGGTAGGTCATGCCGTACACTTTGACTTCACGGTTCTGTTCGTCGATTCCGGAAGAGTAGGAGGAAGTCCGGATCGCTATATTATCCGTCTCGACTCCGTGGTAGCTCAAATACTCCTGAACCGCGATGCCGATCGGTACGCCGCCACGCCAGATAGCGATCATAAAGGTCGGCCGAAAGCCGCTTTGCAGCACCTTGGCCGCCAGCTTCCACGAATCCTCCAAAAGGCCCTCAGCAGTTAGAAAAAGCTTCTCCATGTCTTTTTGAAATCGACGGAGGAGGGAAAAGCCAATGACTTAATTGCCTCCCGCCCAACAAGACCCATGAAAAAGCGATTTTTAGACGAGGAAACTATCATTGAAGACTCCTTCCGACTCGGAGTGCAGATTTTCGAAAGCGGCTTTCGTCCCACCTTTATCGTTGGACTCTGGCGTGGCGGAAGCTCCGTGGGAATTTACGTGCAAGAGTGCCTGCAAGCCCTCGGAGTCGAGACCGATCATTTTTCTGTGCGCACCTCCTACCAAGGTCTGCCCGGTTACCAGGACATGATCGACGCCCCGGAAAACATCCGCGTGCACGGGACCCAGTATTTGCTCGAGAATCTCAATGCCGACGATCGCTTGCTCATCGTCGACGATGTCTGTAGCTCCGGCCACAGTATCCGAGCGGTGCAGATGCGTCTGCAGAACAAACTGAAACGGAACTATCCCGCCGAGACCCAAACGGCAGTGCTCTGGCATCGTCCCCACTTTAAGCGAGCCGACGTGCAGCCTAACTACTTCCTGCACACTACCGACGAATGGCTGGTTTTCCCCTACGAACTCAAAGGCCTTACCCCCGAAGAGATCCGGCTAAACAAGCCAGCCGCCGCTATTTGAGGGAATTGTGAATCTCCCTACCGTGGACAACCGCTTTAGGCAAACAACTGCTCCGCGGATACAGATCTCGGTTTACCCGCTTTTTGCTCTTGATTAGATGACTGCGATGCAGATCTCCCACGCTAGTAACACCTTGCCAAGGATCGCGCGCGTGAACTTTCTAATCCCTCTTGTTCCACGGCGCCCGGCCATAGATATCCCGGACAGAGGAAGGTTGTTATCAGACTTCAGCCTCGACTGGTGCAAGCTGCGCGACAACGAGCGATTTCTCCAGCTCGCCAACGACCCGAAGAATAACGAACCGCTCCTTTGACGCGCAGCGGTTCGGTTTGGATGGTTCCCGGATTGGGGCGGGTTCTAGGTAGGGGAATCTTGCGCTTGCATGCTTAGCTCCTTCCGTTCTCGCGCTTTGGTCCGATTTGCGGCTTGAGCCATTGCAGATTGACCTCTTTATCTCTCCGCTCTTTGGAAAATCCCCTTAGGTTTAATTTTATCAGACAACAGGTCTCAAAACATGCTCTCGATTCTCATTTCTGCTCTCGTCACTGCCGTGATTGCTGGCGCCCTGATCGCCACCAACTCAAGCATTGGGGCGATAGTCACCCTCGGTTTCTTCGGATTTCTCGCCACGTTTTTGCTGATTGGGTTCTTTGTCCGTAAAAAGAGCTCCAAGGTCCAAGACGAGCTTCAAAACCGCATGCAAGCTGCTCAGAGACGCATGCAGCGAAAGGTGCAGCAGTTCCAGAACAAGCCGGGCGGAAACGTGAAACAGATCCAACGCCAGCTCGAGATGGACCAACGGGCCATGTTCAAGGAGGGACTGGAGATCACCAAAGGGCTAGAGCCCTTCCGCAAATGGTCTCCCATGATGGGCCGCCAAATCGCGACCATGCGCCTACAGTTCAACTATCAGCTCAAGGAGTTCGAAACGGTGGACGAGATCCTCGCTGGCTGCGGTTTCCTCAGAGGTCCGATGATGATGGATCCCTTGGCGGTAGGCATGAGAATGGCCCGCTCTTACGCCAATGGCGATATCGAGGGAGCAAAAAAGGTTTACAAGCGTCAGCTCAAGTGGCTCCGCGGCGAACGCGGCACCTTGCTTTACGCGGTGATGTCTTGGATTTACGTAAAGACTGGCGAGCCCGATGAAGCCCGCCGCGTCTTGGCTAAAGCCAAAGACGCCACCGGATCCGAGGTCTTTGTCCGGAACTGGGAACACCTCTCCAACAACCGCGTGAAGAGCTTCTCCAACGCCGGATTTGGCGACCAGTGGTACAGCCTCCAGCTAGAAACTCCGCCACAGCCGAAACAGCAGCGCATGCGCGGCGCCCACGGCCGCAATCCCCGCGGCTTCTAAGATCCGGTAGGAGCGTGCTAGCACGTGATCAGGTAGGGTGCGACCGCCGCGTCGCACCTAACATTGCAGGATCAGGTAGGGTGCGACCGCCGTGTCGCACCTAGTCGATCTCGAGTGCGATGGCGCCGTTTCGCTCTTCGGATTCCACTCGATGGTGGGCTTCCGCGACTTCCTCCATGGGGTAGATCGTATCAACGAGCGAGGTAATGCTTCCGGCTTCGACCAGCGCCTTTAGTTCCGCGAGCTCGGCTGGAGACTCCGCAGCGAAAGCGGTGTAGATCGGATGCTTCGAGTAGAGGCGATTGAAAAGCGACTTCATCAGGACGGAAAACTTCGGGTTTCCGCTGGCGTAGCGTCCGCCGGGAGTGAGCACGCTGAGACACTGCCTAAGTTTGCTGCTTACGACCATGTCAAGCATCGCGTCGTAGCGCGTGCTTTCTTGGGTGAAGTCGGTTTGGGCATAGTCGATGAAATGGTCCGCACCCGCTTGCTCAATGACGCTTCGCTTGCTGGCTTTGTCGACGACGGTCACCTCCGCTCCGCGTGCTTTGGCGATCTGGATGGCAAAGAGACCGATGCTGCCTCCGCCTCCATTTATGAGTAGATGCTCACCCTTGGCCGGATTCAGCTTGTTTATGAAGTGCAGGGCATTTAATCCGCCGAGCGGAATGCTGGCAGCCTCCGCGAAGGAGATGTTGTTGGGATTGGACTCGATCGTGTAGTTGCGAGGCAATGACAGGAATTGGGCATAGGCACCGAAACGCATTCCTGCACAGCCAAAGACGCAGTCTCCCTTTTTGAAACGTGAGTCGGCAGGCTCCTCCGAAACGATTTCCCCCGAGAAATAGCCACCCAGGATCGGGTTCCGTGGAGCTCGGATGCCCAAGGCCAGCCGCAGTGGCAATGAAAACCATTTTACGGCGAATCGGAAAGAACGCATCTCGCAGTCCGCCTTGGTAACCTCAACCGCCCGTACCCGAACGAGCAGGTGCCCCTCCTTCTGAACAGGATCGGGAACCTGTTCGACGGACAGATTCTCCGGAGGACCGTATTTGCGAAGAGTGACAGCTTTCATTTGTTCAGGGAAAGGATTGTGCGGCTCCGACCGCCTAGGCTTGGATCTTTGGCTTTGCATGCTGCTAGCAGGAATTAAACCGTGCTAGATGGTGGCGCTTGCCTTTGGGGGAGTCGGGATAGTTACGGTCGGCGACCTGGCCACGAAAAAGTCCGCTGCTGATACCTGAGAATGTTATTGATTCCAAAGCTCCTTAAACATGTCAGTGCTTGAGTGGAGTGAGGATCGAAAAAACATCTCCGACCTCTGTTAGGGTGCTCCGATGTTTTAGTCCTGTACAGCGTAGGGGCCAACGCGTTTGGTGGATAGAACGAGCCCATCGAAGAGAGCGAAGCTGTCTACGCTTGGGGCCCATTCGGGAGTATTTCCGCCGTGAAATGTGGAGAAGTAGAGGCCGCCGATTTTGCCATGGTCGTTTTCGATATCCCAGAAACGCATGTCTTGGATGCTGAGCCTTTCTTCGCCATTTATCCAAACTTTCAATACGCCATCATCTTGGCCGGGAGTTCCTATGTCGACGTATTGCTCCATGCAGATCCATTGTCCGGATTTGGCGGTGAAGCCGGTTTCGATATCCTGTCCCCATTTATCTTCACCCCATTTCCCGTTTTTGCTCTTTGGCAGATAGGCGTAAACGACGAGTTCGCCGCCTTGCCGCCACATGAAGCGCAAGGTCCAGCCGTTGGTTCCGTCCGGTTGGTTGCCTCCGGATCTACTCCAAGAGTCGGCTCCTCCCATTAGGCCGGGCAGCTTGCCCCCGAGTCGGAAGTCGAAACCTTGCTCGAATTTAACATAGTAGCGGAGGTAGAGGCTTCGATGGTAGGGCTGCTCGATGTTGTCGATATCGTCCAGAACGATGGGGAATTGGGTTCCACTTTGCGAGGGGCCGACAGCGTCTCGGGGGTAGGTGACGCGCAAGGCTTTCCCAGTATCGATAGTTGATTCCGCGAGTGAGAGCGTTTCGCCACGGTTGACCCATTGTAACCCCCAAGCCTTTTCCCATTCCGGGGTATTGAAAGCGTCATCAAATCCTCCGTAGAAAATCACGTCGTCACGCGCTTGTAGTAGCGGCTCAGCGTAATTCACGTCTCCCCCTGCGGCTATGCTGAGCTTTACTAGTAGTAAGAATACGAATACTGATAGGATGGCTCTCATGGGGTTCCTCGGTTTTACGGTGTATCCTGTGCCTTGTAACTGTCTACGTAGGTTACCCATTTCTGCAAAGCAAATGAGCTTTGATAGGGTGGACGCCTGCCAGATCAAATTTGGGCTAGAGCTTATAAGGAGGGCTTAGCCGTGAGTTAGGTGCTCTTTTTCAAAATGTGAGAGGCTCTATCACTCG
It encodes the following:
- a CDS encoding phosphoribosyltransferase, whose product is MEKLFLTAEGLLEDSWKLAAKVLQSGFRPTFMIAIWRGGVPIGIAVQEYLSYHGVETDNIAIRTSSYSSGIDEQNREVKVYGMTYLAKKVQHEDSLLIVDDVFDSGRSVEAIISELKTKTRLNMPHDIRVAVPYYKPARNQTDLVPDYYIHETSAWLKYPHSMEGLTKEEIQKDRPKLYEILKDHLPSS
- a CDS encoding DUF2798 domain-containing protein; protein product: MGSTPFQRTVFTVVICFFMVLGMTAYNILLAEGYSEEFPSILFKEFWLGFAIALTIDLLLVSKVAKPLAFRMISKYQIQRLPAKVIIISTSMVVGMVICMSLYGSVLAVGFTPAITSVYFRIVLLNFVVAWPLNLILVNPLARLIHLGLFPQSQERA
- a CDS encoding MarR family winged helix-turn-helix transcriptional regulator; the protein is MEPSKESLALIDLISETHAKMRRIAEDRWVQEGNEEVSHSEMHLLAKSRYQNLSIAEASRILGISRQAAHKTSLKLRERGYLDLKNPAGNRRDKHIVLTAKGRGFCKRYDRIKRAVEDCIRQRIGDENVQTLRSLLEDLHGAQV
- a CDS encoding polysaccharide lyase; amino-acid sequence: MRAILSVFVFLLLVKLSIAAGGDVNYAEPLLQARDDVIFYGGFDDAFNTPEWEKAWGLQWVNRGETLSLAESTIDTGKALRVTYPRDAVGPSQSGTQFPIVLDDIDNIEQPYHRSLYLRYYVKFEQGFDFRLGGKLPGLMGGADSWSRSGGNQPDGTNGWTLRFMWRQGGELVVYAYLPKSKNGKWGEDKWGQDIETGFTAKSGQWICMEQYVDIGTPGQDDGVLKVWINGEERLSIQDMRFWDIENDHGKIGGLYFSTFHGGNTPEWAPSVDSFALFDGLVLSTKRVGPYAVQD
- a CDS encoding NAD(P)-dependent alcohol dehydrogenase translates to MKAVTLRKYGPPENLSVEQVPDPVQKEGHLLVRVRAVEVTKADCEMRSFRFAVKWFSLPLRLALGIRAPRNPILGGYFSGEIVSEEPADSRFKKGDCVFGCAGMRFGAYAQFLSLPRNYTIESNPNNISFAEAASIPLGGLNALHFINKLNPAKGEHLLINGGGGSIGLFAIQIAKARGAEVTVVDKASKRSVIEQAGADHFIDYAQTDFTQESTRYDAMLDMVVSSKLRQCLSVLTPGGRYASGNPKFSVLMKSLFNRLYSKHPIYTAFAAESPAELAELKALVEAGSITSLVDTIYPMEEVAEAHHRVESEERNGAIALEID
- a CDS encoding phosphoribosyltransferase: MKKRFLDEETIIEDSFRLGVQIFESGFRPTFIVGLWRGGSSVGIYVQECLQALGVETDHFSVRTSYQGLPGYQDMIDAPENIRVHGTQYLLENLNADDRLLIVDDVCSSGHSIRAVQMRLQNKLKRNYPAETQTAVLWHRPHFKRADVQPNYFLHTTDEWLVFPYELKGLTPEEIRLNKPAAAI
- a CDS encoding T-complex 10 C-terminal domain-containing protein → MSNTKADDAELEKRIKTIVSKTSKSSAKAQLKELANGAAVLILSNGVQVPAVDEDGNRARLLGNGWVSYKTGKLLKPSDDGTVAVFEKAKLISVFEELSEIGAIELFQSEPGFGLVSQAKDLLDKKDTAGPQSIGTPGVGKGDVAGVGAIPPAQSAGGNASSGMGAASPGVSNSASSGIAENPFKKPKDVSDIKPDGTGGAAVDPGGVVPSKSSGGVPTYTLSNGQQVLREGEGGAGKPDGEGGVVYEDGTRVSVGPDGDTVVTRADGTQSSRAAPEQSGFGSIGEGTDMGGIELSKSSDGQSTYTLSNGQQVVRSGQGGEGRPDGTGGVIYEDGTTVHVAPDGSTVTTRPDGSTTTMNPPPSFGVGFNGGSAPKLGTHENADGSVDDVYQLSNGHEVLARGPDGTLGTVDDKGGISYPDGTYVYVNEKGDTVGIRDGDEVLFRPSQSGSTVSVEGTSKKNPNEDSQGSGSSSGSSSSSSSDSKDDKSKDEDSGSSSKDDDDSGSSSDDSTDDSGDDAGDDSGDSGEGETDGEGANEQSLGPGGYNQAGAKNTVDAFVARKTGEGREPESTRPGGKGSGSGGAPGVVGQPGAGGEGEGSVPDVGPNKGGENTGPVFIDPTARGQRNLGPEAVIDPTGISDEIREERNEALDTLEDIENVTNPGG